Proteins encoded together in one Triticum dicoccoides isolate Atlit2015 ecotype Zavitan chromosome 7B, WEW_v2.0, whole genome shotgun sequence window:
- the LOC119337358 gene encoding flavonoid 3'-monooxygenase CYP75B137-like, with translation MSTTSVPRIFPPRAGSSPPGRDKRDAPVRCCSRPHAAIPTNAYWRKPSGKHRLARKSNQDPPRTIAVCFSLSQSLATTTAACAAMDAATSTTLLYGALLAAAFLYVATIRRGRGRGEGGLPPGPRGLPLLGSLLSLDPDLHTYFAGLANKYGPIFSIRLGSKLGIVITSPALAREVLRDNDLVFSNRDIPDAARSISYGGGQNIVWNPVGPTWRLLRRVCVREMLSPAGLQNVHGLRRREFRATLAHLHSMASAGMPVDVGAQMFLTTMNVITGTLWGGNIGTESERTAVGKEFRELVAEITEMLGAPNVSDFFPALAPFDLQGIRKKSDALKERFDEIFGRIIEKRVEADHAGGDTAEDFLEYMLKMEKEGGDGKAAFTMTNVKALLMDMVVGGTETTSNTVEWAMAEMLQNRGILRKVREELDAVVGIDGVVEESDLPQLHYLHLVVKETLRLHPALPLMVPHCPSEDTTVGGHRVPAGSRVFVNAWAIMRDPAAWKDPAKFIPERFASQASDGDSGRKVDFTGSELDYVPFGSGRRICAGIAMAERMTAYSVAMLLQAFDWELPEGAALDLTEKFGIVMKKATPLVAVPTPRLSRPELYSA, from the exons ATGTCAACGACGAGTGTCCCTCGCATTTTCCCTCCGCGAGCTGGCAGCTCGCCGCCGGGACGAGACAAACGCGACGCCCCCGTTCGTTGCTGCTCCCGTCCACACGCGGCCATACCAACCAACGCCTATTGGAGAAAGCCAAGTGGAAAACACCGCCTCGCCCGTAAATCCAATCAGGATCCGCCACGCACCATCGCCGTCTGTTTCTCCCTGTCTCAGTCCCTAGCTACCACCACCGCAGCGTGCGCAGCCATGGACGCGGCCACCTCGACGACGCTCCTCTACGGGGCGCTGCTCGCGGCTGCTTTCCTCTACGTCGCCACCATCCGGCGTGGCCGCGGCAGGGGCGAAGGCGGCCTGCCGCCGGGCCCCAGGGGCCTGCCGCTCTTGGGCAGCCTCCTGTCCCTCGACCCGGACCTGCACACCTACTTCGCCGGCCTCGCCAACAAGTACGGCCCCATCTTCTCCATCCGACTCGGCTCCAAGCTGGGTATTGTCATCACCTCCccggcgctggcccgcgaggtgctgCGCGACAACGACCTCGTCTTCTCCAACCGGGACATCCCGGACGCCGCGCGCTCCATCTCCTACGGCGGTGGCCAGAACATCGTCTGGAACCCCGTCGGTCCCACCTGGCGTCTGCTCCGCCGCGTCTGCGTCCGCGAGATGCTCAGCCCTGCTGGCCTGCAGAATGTGCACGGCCTCCGCCGCCGCGAGTTCAGGGCCACGCTCGCGCACCTGCACTCCATGGCCAGCGCCGGCATGCCGGTTGACGTCGGCGCCCAGATGTTCCTCACCACCATGAACGTCATCACCGGCACGCTGTGGGGAGGCAACATAGGGACCGAGAGCGAGCGGACGGCGGTGGGCAAGGAGTTCCGGGAGCTTGTCGCGGAGATCACCGAGATGCTCGGCGCACCCAACGTGTCAGACTTCTTCCCGGCGCTGGCGCCGTTCGACCTGCAGGGAATCCGGAAGAAGTCGGACGCGCTCAAGGAGCGGTTCGACGAGATCTTCGGCAGGATCATAGAGAAGAGGGTCGAGGCCGACCACGCCGGCGGCGACACGGCGGAAGACTTCCTCGAATACATGCTCAAGATGGAGAAGGAAGGTGGCGACGGGAAGGCCGCCTTCACCATGACCAACGTCAAGGCCCTGCTCATG GATATGGTGGTTGGGGGCACAGAGACGACGTCGAACACGGTGGAATGGGCCATGGCGGAGATGCTACAAAACCGGGGGATACTGCGGAAGGTGCGGGAGGAACTCGACGCGGTGGTTGGTATCGATGGCGTGGTGGAGGAATCGGATCTCCCGCAGCTGCactatctgcatctggtggtcaagGAGACGCTCCGGCTGCACCCGGCGCTGCCGCTCATGGTGCCGCACTGCCCCAGCGAAGACACGACCGTCGGCGGCCACCGCGTCCCGGCGGGAAGCCGCGTGTTTGTCAACGCGTGGGCGATCATGAGGGACCCCGCTGCGTGGAAGGATCCGGCGAAGTTCATCCCGGAGAGGTTCGCCTCTCAGGCGAGCGACGGTGACAGCGGGCGGAAGGTGGACTTCACCGGCAGCGAGCTGGACTACGTGCCGTTCGGGTCGGGGAGGAGGATCTGCGCGGGCATCGCCATGGCCGAGAGGATGACGGCATACTCTGTGGCCATGCTGCTGCAGGCCTTCGACTGGGAGCTGCCGGAGGGAGCGGCGCTGGACCTGACAGAGAAGTTCGGCATCGTCATGAAGAAGGCCACGCCGCTGGTCGCCGTTCCGACGCCGAGGCTTTCCAGACCCGAGCTCTATTCCGCATAG